GGGTCGTCCACGACGAACAGCGAGAGACCTGCCTCCGGACGGACGTTCAGGTCGCCGATCGCGAACAGGAAACCGAGGAGGTAGAGGAGAGCGACGAGCGAGAAGACCGCGGCGGAGTCACGCCGGGCGAGCGCGCCACGGCTCACCGCCGTCGTCCGCGAGAGTCAGGAGCGTCCCCGTGCGGTCGCGCCCATTCAGTCGATCACCTCGGTGTCGGGGTAGAAGGCGACCCAGGCGAACCACATCGCGTCGAAGGCGTTGAGCCGCTCCAGCGGTAGGTCCTCGGCGTCGTGGCTCTCGCCGTCGACCAGGTACCCCTCGCCGTCGACCTCGACGGACTCGCCGTCGGGGTTCCGATAGACGTAGCCCGTGTCGAGGTCGGGATCGTACGCCGCCAGGTGGGAGCCACCGCCGACGTCTGTCTCGAGCAGCCGGTCCTCCCGCAGCCGCTCTTTCTCGACCGCGAGCGCCCCGTCGGAACCGCGTGCGCCGAGGAAGACCTCCTTCTGGCCGTGGCGGCCGTCCTCGTGCATCGTCCGAAACATCGTCCCATCGTCCTCGTAGTAGTCCCGTTTCGGGTTGTACGCCCCGTACGGATCGCGGTCGTAGTCCCTGGAGAAGCCGGTCCGTTCGGTGAGCACCGCGCCGTCGGGGTAGGTCTCCCGGAACCGCTCCCACGTCGTCCAGATCACCGGAACCTCGCGGAGCGCTCTCCCCTCGTTCGGGCCGTCGATCGCCGTTCCGAGCACCTGCGGCCACCAGCTCTCTCCCGCTCGGTCGTACATGATCAGGTTGCTGTTGACCAACCTCCCCGACACGCCGAACTCGGTCCTGCCGCGTTCGAAGCCGATCGCGGTGCCCGTCAGCGGGCAGTAGGTGACCGCGACGTCGAGCCCTCCAACCCGATCGTTGACGATCTCGTGCCAGACGAGAATCGACTGCGGGTACGCCCGGGCGTCGCCCTCCACCTCGACCGCGAACACCGGATCGCCGTCGTCGAGCCGTCCGTCGACCTCGTCCATCGATTCGAACTCGGGGTCGTCGATCGAGGGGATGCCGTCCTGGCTCACCCCGCCCGAGAACACGCTCTCGGTGAACGATTCGAGGTCGTGCTCGAGCGGCACGACCGCCTCCCTGGTGGGTGGGTCCTCACTCTCGTCCCCGTCCTCGCCCCGTTCGCGATCAGCGTCGGTTCCGTCGTCCCCCGTGCCGTACGGCCCCTCCGAACCGCTACCCGTACAGCCCGCGAGCGCGGCGGTCGAGACCCCCATCGTCGCGAGCAGCGCCCGCCGGGTGAGGCGTCGCTCGTTCCGTTCGGTCATAGGTGACGAGAGGGGGCCTCGGGGGTTACCCGTGTGGCGGTCGTGCGTCACGCTCGCACACCCGTGATCGTCCCCGGCCCCCGAGCCGTTCTGCGATCTCCCGGCCGACGGTCCGCGAATCGACCTCGACGACCTCGATCGGATTGCCGACCCGGATCTCACCGCTCGAGACGACGTCCGCACAGATCCCGCTGCGCCCGCGCAATGCCCGTGCGAGCCCCGTCTCCTCGGCCACGCGCTCGACGTGCGCGCAGGGCGGCCGCCGTCGGGTCCCGCGCAACCGCGCCTCGCCCACCGCGACCGTCGCGCCGAGCAGTTCCTCGAGGTCGACGCCGCGCGTGACGACGTTCCGCCGGTGTTGTCCCCCGCCGAGGTCGATCCCGGCTTCCTCGCGGATCGCCTCCAGGTCCTCTGCCGCGATCAGCGTCACCTCGCAGACGTCGAACGGGGCGTAGTGACCCGTCCCGCGCTGGTAGCGGTCGCCCGCAAGCCCTCCTGGGACCGCCTCGACCGACTCGACGCGCTCCATCAGTGCCGATCCCTCGCTCGCGACGAACAGCGACTCGACGGTTCCGGTCATGGCGGGTGTAGCCGCCCGAGCGCGATAGCCGTTTTCCGCCCGTCGGAGTTTTGCCCCGGTCTCGAGTGGTCGGGGTATGGGAGAACGCGAGGCGATCGAGCGCTCGGACGAGCCGGTGACGGTCGACCGGCTGAAGAGTGATCTCCGCACGCTCGGGCTCGAACCCGGGGACGCGGTCCTCGTCCACTGCTCGCTCTCGGCGCTCGGCTGGGTTTCGGGTGGTGCGCCCGCGGTCGTCGATTCGTTGCGGGAGGTGCTCACCGAGGCAGGGACGCTCGCGATGCCGACGCACTCGACGCAGCTCTCGGATCCCGCTCGCTGGGAGAACCCACCCGTTCCCGATCCCTGGATCGAACGGATCCGTGAGACGGCACCACCGTACAGGAAGGAGGTCACCCCGACGCGGATGATGGGCGCGGTCGCGGAGTGTTTTCGTACCTATCCCGGCGTCCTGCGAAGCGACCATCCGACGCACTCGGTCGCGGCGTGGGGCGCGGCGGCCGAACGGGTCGTCTCGGGGCACGCGCTCGACCGGCCCCACGGCGAGAACTCTCCGCTCGCCACGCTCTGCGATCTCGATTCCGACGTACTCCGTCTCGGCGTGACGGCGAACACCTCGTTGCACCTCGCGGAGAACCGGGCGGCGAACGCCCGCTACGGGGAGAACGGCGCACCGGTGCTCGTGGACGGCGAACGCGAGTGGCCGATGTTCGAGGAGATCGAGAGCGAAGGGGACTTTCGGGCCCTGGAAACCGACTTCGAGCGGGAGCGTCCGGGAGCGGTTCGCCGTGGACCGGCCGGTGAGGCCGAGGCGACGCTCTGTCGGATGCGTCCGCTCGTCGAGTTCGGTCGCGAGTGGTTCGAGGAGAACCGGGGGTAGTCGGATAGCGTGTCCGTATTCGAGGCGTAATCTCCCCGCCGTCAGTGATCGTCCTCCGCGACGACCACGGTCGCCTCGAACCGACGCTCGGCGAGCGATTCGTCCTCCTTGAACACGTCGACCTCGATCGGGAGTCGGTAGATTCCGGGCTGTAGGTTCGGCGTGTCGGGTCGGAGGTAGTACACCCGCTCGGCGTCGTCACCCGGTTCCAGTCGGTAGCTGAGTCCGACGTCGTTGTGGAC
This region of Halalkalicoccus sp. CGA53 genomic DNA includes:
- a CDS encoding DUF3179 domain-containing protein; this encodes MTERNERRLTRRALLATMGVSTAALAGCTGSGSEGPYGTGDDGTDADRERGEDGDESEDPPTREAVVPLEHDLESFTESVFSGGVSQDGIPSIDDPEFESMDEVDGRLDDGDPVFAVEVEGDARAYPQSILVWHEIVNDRVGGLDVAVTYCPLTGTAIGFERGRTEFGVSGRLVNSNLIMYDRAGESWWPQVLGTAIDGPNEGRALREVPVIWTTWERFRETYPDGAVLTERTGFSRDYDRDPYGAYNPKRDYYEDDGTMFRTMHEDGRHGQKEVFLGARGSDGALAVEKERLREDRLLETDVGGGSHLAAYDPDLDTGYVYRNPDGESVEVDGEGYLVDGESHDAEDLPLERLNAFDAMWFAWVAFYPDTEVID
- a CDS encoding aminoglycoside N(3)-acetyltransferase, which translates into the protein MGEREAIERSDEPVTVDRLKSDLRTLGLEPGDAVLVHCSLSALGWVSGGAPAVVDSLREVLTEAGTLAMPTHSTQLSDPARWENPPVPDPWIERIRETAPPYRKEVTPTRMMGAVAECFRTYPGVLRSDHPTHSVAAWGAAAERVVSGHALDRPHGENSPLATLCDLDSDVLRLGVTANTSLHLAENRAANARYGENGAPVLVDGEREWPMFEEIESEGDFRALETDFERERPGAVRRGPAGEAEATLCRMRPLVEFGREWFEENRG
- a CDS encoding MOSC domain-containing protein — encoded protein: MTGTVESLFVASEGSALMERVESVEAVPGGLAGDRYQRGTGHYAPFDVCEVTLIAAEDLEAIREEAGIDLGGGQHRRNVVTRGVDLEELLGATVAVGEARLRGTRRRPPCAHVERVAEETGLARALRGRSGICADVVSSGEIRVGNPIEVVEVDSRTVGREIAERLGGRGRSRVCERDARPPHG